One window of the SAR202 cluster bacterium genome contains the following:
- a CDS encoding FkbM family methyltransferase, whose amino-acid sequence MILDPHETVDANVLFHPHLRDRAEVRYLRKILDDGDVCLDVGANIGFYTLIMAKAVGAKGKVLAIEADPVVHRSLETNLSINGINNVRALNLGVSDREESLNLTVSMHGHRGGNSFLKDGQNKVEVKCRPLLAFVEAEGIKNIKALKIDIEGFEFRVLNKFFSEANTGLWPEAVILEYVPSRTAKAGGESLRLLLESGYVVHSRHGINYILTRRH is encoded by the coding sequence ATGATATTGGATCCACATGAGACGGTCGATGCCAATGTCCTCTTTCACCCACATCTCCGAGACCGCGCTGAAGTACGCTACCTCCGGAAGATCCTGGACGATGGAGATGTTTGCCTGGATGTAGGAGCCAACATTGGCTTCTATACCCTTATCATGGCAAAGGCCGTAGGCGCTAAGGGGAAGGTGCTGGCCATCGAAGCGGACCCCGTAGTACATCGAAGCCTCGAAACGAACCTATCCATAAATGGTATTAATAACGTCCGCGCTTTGAATCTGGGCGTCTCAGACAGGGAGGAGAGCCTCAACCTGACCGTTTCAATGCATGGCCACAGAGGCGGAAACTCCTTTCTAAAGGATGGGCAAAACAAGGTCGAGGTAAAGTGCAGGCCGCTGCTTGCCTTTGTGGAAGCTGAAGGAATCAAAAACATTAAGGCCTTGAAGATCGATATCGAGGGTTTTGAATTCAGGGTACTGAATAAATTCTTCAGCGAAGCCAACACAGGATTATGGCCTGAGGCGGTCATATTAGAGTACGTGCCTTCCAGGACAGCTAAAGCAGGTGGCGAAAGTCTCAGGTTGTTGCTGGAAAGTGGATATGTGGTTCACTCAAGGCATGGAATCAACTACATCCTAACGAGAAGACATTGA
- the tenA gene encoding thiaminase II, producing the protein MRFTDHLRNAAAPIWAAEHRHPFVTGIGDGTLHVEKFRHYMMQDYVFLIDFSRVIALAVAKAEVLEDMAWLARLLHETLNTEMALHVGFCADFGITEADLRATKPFPTNLAYTRHMLACAYSGDAGETATAILPCSWGYSVIGQTLAARGLPRHPLYRRWIEMYASPEFAALADWLREFVDRRADAGGDHYRARLEGIFLTSSRYEYMFWDAAYRLEGWSVWENSEL; encoded by the coding sequence ATGCGCTTCACGGACCACCTCCGCAACGCGGCCGCGCCCATATGGGCGGCGGAGCACCGCCACCCGTTCGTGACCGGCATCGGCGACGGAACGCTGCACGTCGAGAAGTTCAGGCACTACATGATGCAGGACTACGTATTCCTGATCGACTTCTCACGCGTCATCGCATTGGCCGTTGCGAAGGCCGAGGTTCTGGAGGACATGGCGTGGCTCGCCCGCCTCCTCCATGAGACCCTCAACACGGAGATGGCCCTCCACGTCGGTTTCTGCGCGGACTTCGGCATTACGGAGGCCGATCTCCGCGCCACGAAGCCTTTTCCGACCAACCTCGCTTACACGCGCCACATGCTGGCGTGCGCATACTCCGGCGACGCCGGCGAGACCGCCACGGCTATCCTCCCGTGCTCATGGGGCTACTCAGTCATCGGGCAGACTCTGGCCGCCCGCGGCCTGCCCAGGCACCCGCTGTACCGCCGCTGGATCGAGATGTATGCCTCGCCGGAGTTTGCCGCTCTCGCCGATTGGCTGCGGGAGTTCGTGGACAGGCGCGCGGACGCCGGCGGCGATCACTACCGCGCCCGACTGGAGGGCATCTTCCTCACCAGCAGCCGGTACGAGTACATGTTCTGGGATGCGGCTTACAGGCTGGAAGGATGGTCGGTCTGGGAGAATAGTGAATTGTGA
- a CDS encoding DinB family protein translates to MHRSTLVGLVVEAWKDLDRAVAGLSAEDAVKRHAGGSSFAWTLAHVTHQVDVWVNVRFAKHPPHPVVAQDRFRFGGTGDASEWEAIQQGVKEVRERALAYLADKSDEDLEATVPYTGSHVRLRELGALSLRYALYRAVSHHYFHIGEVASKRDALGHKVGDYPGTLEESI, encoded by the coding sequence ATGCACCGGAGCACGCTCGTAGGGCTGGTCGTGGAGGCGTGGAAAGACCTGGACAGGGCCGTCGCGGGGCTGAGCGCGGAGGACGCAGTAAAGCGTCACGCGGGCGGCAGCTCCTTCGCGTGGACGCTCGCGCACGTCACCCACCAGGTGGACGTCTGGGTCAACGTGCGCTTCGCCAAGCACCCGCCGCACCCGGTCGTCGCGCAGGACCGCTTCCGCTTCGGCGGCACCGGCGACGCCTCCGAGTGGGAGGCCATCCAGCAGGGCGTCAAAGAGGTGCGCGAGCGGGCTCTGGCGTACCTTGCGGACAAGTCGGACGAGGACCTTGAGGCGACGGTCCCGTACACCGGCTCGCACGTCCGCCTGCGGGAGCTCGGCGCGCTGAGCCTGCGGTACGCCCTCTACCGCGCCGTATCGCACCACTACTTCCACATCGGCGAGGTCGCGTCCAAGCGCGACGCCCTCGGCCACAAGGTCGGCGATTACCCCGGAACTCTTGAGGAGAGCATCTAG